One segment of Mycobacterium spongiae DNA contains the following:
- a CDS encoding polysaccharide pyruvyl transferase family protein produces the protein MLLSVTPRRDGHKAPLIAYVGWHRMGNLGDDAIYDAVRSQLPGATFLDLPPSRREMIRSLATGLNLSLRRTTQVVGGGTIVGRIQWRRLINRGMALMRNCGSHAIGVGVEDPVFVGRNSGSAEDELKHWAPILSEFRTVSVRGPRSAELLSDIGLDVKVSGDPALLLPRPEVVAEDGLIGVNLGFGDDLWGHDPTRLAEEMSVAVKQLSSQGHRFVGVLMNPEDRRWTEIALNGIAAEIVHPVDAAAAARELGRCSVAIVTRLHAGILASLSDTPLITLEYQPKCRDFALSIDAERSLIRTDKVNHVVVVERVADALADSEDIRTKTHAAVSHLRQRLEAEYAALGRQLGLAVA, from the coding sequence GTGCTTCTTAGCGTGACGCCGCGACGTGATGGGCACAAGGCCCCCCTGATCGCCTATGTGGGTTGGCATCGCATGGGCAACCTCGGAGACGACGCGATCTACGATGCGGTCCGGTCGCAACTTCCTGGAGCCACCTTCCTCGATCTGCCGCCTTCCCGAAGAGAGATGATCCGATCTTTAGCAACAGGTTTGAATTTGTCGCTACGACGCACCACGCAAGTCGTGGGTGGCGGCACCATCGTTGGAAGGATCCAGTGGAGGCGGCTGATCAATCGAGGCATGGCGCTCATGAGAAATTGCGGAAGCCACGCCATTGGCGTTGGCGTTGAGGACCCGGTGTTCGTCGGACGCAATAGCGGATCAGCCGAAGACGAGTTGAAGCACTGGGCACCAATACTTTCGGAATTCCGCACCGTTTCCGTTCGGGGACCCCGAAGTGCTGAACTCCTGTCCGACATCGGGCTGGATGTGAAGGTTTCCGGCGATCCGGCATTGCTACTCCCGCGACCCGAGGTGGTTGCAGAAGATGGCCTCATCGGAGTGAACCTTGGGTTCGGCGATGATCTTTGGGGACATGATCCAACCAGGCTGGCCGAGGAGATGTCCGTCGCTGTGAAGCAACTGTCATCGCAAGGTCATCGGTTCGTGGGGGTACTGATGAATCCGGAGGATAGACGCTGGACCGAGATCGCACTCAACGGTATCGCCGCCGAGATTGTGCACCCCGTCGATGCGGCCGCCGCGGCGCGGGAGCTAGGTCGGTGTTCTGTGGCCATCGTCACCCGGCTGCACGCGGGCATCTTGGCATCTCTTTCTGATACGCCTCTCATTACACTTGAGTATCAACCGAAGTGCCGAGACTTCGCGCTCTCTATTGATGCTGAACGCTCGCTCATCCGCACTGACAAAGTGAACCATGTCGTGGTAGTCGAGCGTGTCGCCGATGCGCTGGCGGACTCCGAAGACATCAGGACCAAGACACATGCCGCTGTCTCACATCTTCGCCAGCGGCTCGAAGCTGAGTACGCCGCTCTCGGACGTCAATTGGGTCTTGCCGTCGCTTGA
- a CDS encoding glycosyltransferase family 2 protein, with amino-acid sequence MRANGVDNAPAHPTISVCVPMYNNAATIARCLRGILDQEGADFEVVVVDDGSSDDSVKIASRMLRPEDRLISNESRLGLNQNHNRCLELARGGLIQFVHGDDWLLPGALRTLAPCFDDPAVGMAFAPRRVVQDDNLPRRRRVGPAHKHFWRLRDRNRGPWLVAQMALRGGAGNWIGEPTCVMFRRRLAVEAGAFRTDIYQLVDLDFWYRLMLRSVVCFVPQELSVRTHAVSTESMRIVKSGQNWLDQLRILTWLIVDPMSPRAVRVIATVGWSLTWLVAPVRVVAFGPQRTTRLKTLARAPVSEFAFARRWRDNVLSHSKAVS; translated from the coding sequence ATGCGCGCCAACGGTGTTGACAATGCGCCGGCGCACCCCACGATCTCGGTGTGCGTGCCGATGTACAACAACGCTGCAACCATCGCACGTTGTCTACGCGGCATCCTGGATCAGGAAGGCGCCGATTTCGAGGTGGTGGTCGTCGACGATGGCTCGTCAGACGACTCCGTCAAGATTGCGTCAAGAATGCTCAGGCCAGAGGATCGGCTGATCAGCAATGAATCCCGCCTCGGCCTGAATCAGAACCACAACAGGTGCCTGGAACTCGCTCGGGGTGGACTGATCCAGTTCGTTCATGGCGATGACTGGCTGCTTCCCGGAGCCTTGCGGACACTCGCCCCGTGCTTCGACGACCCGGCGGTCGGGATGGCTTTCGCGCCTCGGCGGGTGGTACAGGACGACAACCTGCCCAGGCGACGCAGGGTGGGACCCGCCCACAAACACTTTTGGAGGCTGCGCGACCGTAACCGCGGACCGTGGTTGGTCGCGCAGATGGCGCTGCGCGGCGGTGCCGGAAATTGGATAGGTGAACCGACCTGTGTGATGTTTCGCCGCCGGCTGGCTGTGGAAGCGGGGGCCTTCCGCACCGACATCTATCAGCTCGTCGACTTGGATTTCTGGTATCGCCTGATGCTGAGATCGGTGGTGTGCTTTGTGCCACAGGAACTGTCGGTGCGCACACACGCCGTGAGCACCGAATCGATGCGCATCGTGAAATCTGGGCAGAACTGGCTGGATCAGCTGCGCATTCTGACCTGGCTGATCGTGGACCCGATGTCGCCCAGGGCGGTTCGGGTCATCGCCACAGTCGGGTGGTCCCTAACCTGGTTGGTCGCACCGGTACGGGTCGTGGCGTTTGGACCGCAGCGGACGACGCGCCTAAAGACATTGGCTCGAGCTCCCGTCAGCGAATTCGCGTTCGCCCGGCGATGGCGCGACAACGTCTTGTCGCACTCCAAGGCTGTCTCGTGA
- a CDS encoding GAP family protein, translating to MWTMVLILGMGMAVDPVRLGLAVVMVSRRRPMVNLLAFWLGGIVAGIGVGIAVLVVMREVALAAMENATSAFSSVTSEFTIITGGRLYIALGLFALLVVAVISARARIATRLSEPVFTPATSPVPVGGNAATLVEERPTAEPPAEVEEPPSRNLFARLGACTHDMLNRDRAWPAFVVGLASSFPPYEGIILLSIIMASGAAVGTQFSALIVFVLIVLAVIEIPLVGYLAMPDKTLAVMLQIQTWLRTYRRQIVQTILTVTGVLLLVQGVLAL from the coding sequence ATGTGGACAATGGTGCTGATACTCGGGATGGGGATGGCCGTCGATCCCGTGCGCCTAGGGCTGGCCGTGGTCATGGTTTCACGGCGCAGGCCTATGGTGAATCTGCTGGCCTTCTGGCTCGGCGGCATCGTGGCAGGTATCGGCGTGGGGATCGCGGTGCTGGTGGTGATGCGCGAAGTCGCGTTGGCCGCTATGGAAAACGCCACATCTGCGTTCTCCAGCGTCACGTCCGAGTTCACAATCATTACAGGCGGGCGTCTCTATATCGCCCTCGGGCTGTTCGCTCTGCTCGTTGTCGCAGTCATATCCGCGCGGGCACGGATCGCCACACGGTTATCGGAACCAGTATTTACGCCGGCGACATCGCCCGTGCCCGTTGGCGGCAATGCGGCGACCCTGGTTGAAGAGCGGCCCACAGCGGAACCCCCAGCGGAAGTGGAGGAGCCGCCCTCGCGGAATTTGTTTGCGCGGCTCGGGGCATGCACTCACGACATGCTGAACCGCGACCGGGCCTGGCCGGCGTTCGTCGTGGGCCTCGCATCGTCATTTCCGCCGTACGAGGGCATAATTCTGCTGTCCATCATCATGGCTTCGGGAGCCGCCGTCGGCACCCAGTTCAGTGCTCTGATCGTGTTCGTCCTGATCGTGCTGGCGGTCATCGAGATCCCGCTGGTCGGGTACCTGGCAATGCCGGACAAAACCCTAGCCGTGATGCTGCAGATCCAGACGTGGCTGCGGACCTATCGCCGGCAGATTGTCCAGACCATTCTCACTGTGACCGGGGTACTCCTTCTCGTTCAGGGTGTGCTTGCTCTCTGA
- a CDS encoding class I SAM-dependent methyltransferase: MVVKENMGHATKRLVPKSAVDLYYTLKYAPGRLNSRRQYRQAVADKYGIEIGGPSLLFKTVLPLYSSVGKLDGVNFATDTVWEGRIAAGDAFNYYHRKSGRQYISEATDLSEIESGRYDFLLSSNCLEHVANPIKALAEWKRVIKDGGVLILVLPNKGSNFDHRRPFTQFEHLLDDFAKDVGEDDLTHLDEILTLHDLAMDPPAGDLEHFRQRSLKNFENRTLHHHVFDRQLIEQTLNHVGFQITDLTTTHTDFFALATKNREPGPVSE, translated from the coding sequence GTGGTCGTAAAGGAAAACATGGGACACGCAACAAAAAGGCTCGTGCCTAAATCGGCAGTCGACCTCTATTATACACTAAAGTATGCTCCGGGTCGATTGAATAGCCGCCGACAGTACCGGCAGGCCGTCGCGGACAAATACGGAATCGAGATCGGTGGCCCGAGCCTGCTATTCAAAACCGTGCTGCCGCTTTACTCATCCGTTGGGAAGTTGGACGGGGTCAACTTCGCCACTGACACCGTCTGGGAAGGCCGGATCGCAGCAGGGGATGCCTTCAATTACTATCATCGTAAATCCGGCCGCCAATACATCTCCGAAGCAACTGATTTGAGTGAAATCGAGTCCGGGCGTTACGACTTCCTGCTGTCGTCGAACTGTCTTGAGCACGTGGCTAATCCCATCAAGGCTCTTGCGGAATGGAAAAGAGTGATCAAGGATGGCGGCGTACTAATCCTCGTTCTTCCCAACAAGGGTAGCAATTTTGATCATCGACGCCCGTTTACTCAATTCGAACATTTGTTGGACGATTTCGCGAAGGACGTCGGTGAGGATGACCTCACGCATCTGGATGAAATCTTAACGCTTCACGACCTAGCGATGGATCCACCGGCTGGAGATCTCGAACATTTCAGGCAGCGCAGCCTGAAAAACTTCGAGAATCGAACTCTTCACCACCATGTGTTTGATCGGCAGTTGATTGAACAAACGCTGAACCATGTAGGATTCCAGATTACGGATTTGACGACTACGCACACTGACTTCTTCGCGCTCGCCACGAAGAATCGGGAGCCCGGTCCCGTTTCCGAATAA
- a CDS encoding glycosyltransferase, translating to MSIVSTAYNQETYVRQTYDSFVAQQTDFPVEIIVADDASTDSTPAIIREYTDRYPQLFRPIFRPENLGLNANLIGAMSTARGEYLALCEGDDYWIDPLKLSKQVAFLDRHPEAAVCFHPVWVVWDDGRADDVVYPPLEWHYDFSVEALIERAFIQTNSVMYRRLPRYDDIPADIMPLDYYLHLRHAVRGDVAMLPETMAVYRRHAEGMWYDALMNPSKFWLAQGAAHAATFDAVIDLIIGNPAREHVVGKMCDWVLGEIAKVPGTEGRAALLDCIARHPRLAMLALQYQRTDTPWRQFKGRLSNRMWKARANMDVYSARLKNQTTKARRSPTPIGEAR from the coding sequence GTGAGCATCGTGTCGACCGCGTACAACCAGGAGACCTACGTTCGTCAGACCTATGACAGCTTTGTCGCCCAACAGACCGACTTTCCGGTGGAGATCATCGTCGCCGACGATGCCTCGACCGATAGCACGCCGGCCATAATCCGGGAGTACACGGACCGCTACCCGCAGTTGTTCCGGCCGATCTTCCGGCCGGAGAACCTCGGCCTCAACGCGAATCTCATCGGGGCCATGTCGACAGCTCGTGGCGAATACCTCGCGTTGTGCGAGGGAGACGACTACTGGATCGATCCACTGAAGCTGAGCAAACAGGTGGCCTTCCTCGACCGGCATCCTGAGGCGGCCGTGTGCTTCCATCCCGTGTGGGTGGTCTGGGATGACGGACGGGCCGACGACGTGGTCTACCCGCCGCTCGAATGGCATTACGACTTCAGCGTGGAGGCCCTGATCGAGAGAGCCTTCATTCAGACCAACTCGGTCATGTACCGTCGGCTCCCCCGCTACGACGACATCCCCGCAGACATCATGCCGCTCGACTACTACTTGCATTTGCGGCACGCGGTCCGCGGCGACGTTGCGATGCTGCCCGAGACGATGGCCGTCTACCGCCGTCACGCCGAAGGCATGTGGTACGACGCGCTCATGAACCCGTCCAAGTTTTGGCTGGCACAAGGTGCTGCGCATGCGGCAACCTTCGACGCGGTCATCGACCTGATCATCGGCAACCCCGCGCGCGAGCACGTGGTCGGCAAGATGTGCGACTGGGTGCTCGGCGAGATCGCGAAAGTACCGGGCACGGAAGGCCGCGCCGCGCTTCTCGACTGCATCGCGCGCCACCCACGGCTTGCGATGTTGGCCCTGCAGTACCAACGGACGGACACACCCTGGCGGCAATTCAAGGGCAGGCTCTCCAACCGAATGTGGAAAGCACGGGCGAACATGGATGTCTACTCCGCGCGACTCAAGAACCAGACCACAAAGGCCCGGCGTAGCCCAACGCCAATCGGTGAAGCACGCTAG
- a CDS encoding rhamnan synthesis F family protein, which produces MELLSRVRSDAGRGYRYLAAVPYRVSGNALRFIRQTHEELPPRPPPDRRTLVLFAHFDPQRMIDPYVVYYLKALHDLGATILLVSGSPKLKPESVASIRSLCAGIYTRRTLSLDFGSWHLAWSIVQERGWSLDHFDRLVLANDSVFGPVLPLEEMWRSFHGADMYGAIESAEFGLHLQSFFLAWDLNPRTRRFLTDFWSEFEYVVDKVNLVDRYEIGLSTRAREAGLRLKPFVSVDSINPTYARCPNHQWASKFSSEPFNHTLYYWDGLIQHCRFPFLKTILPRHNDPWHDSMAQLREFIELYTEYPYELIQSNVDRLGCGVSSWVKPSSAPA; this is translated from the coding sequence TTGGAATTGCTGAGCAGGGTGCGCTCCGATGCCGGGCGGGGGTACCGCTACCTGGCGGCCGTGCCCTACCGGGTCAGCGGCAATGCTCTCCGCTTCATTCGTCAAACCCACGAGGAGCTGCCACCGCGGCCTCCGCCGGATCGCCGCACCCTGGTTCTCTTCGCGCACTTCGACCCCCAGCGCATGATCGATCCATATGTCGTCTACTACCTGAAGGCGCTGCACGACCTGGGCGCAACCATCTTGCTTGTGTCCGGTTCGCCCAAGCTCAAGCCAGAATCCGTTGCCTCCATCCGTTCCCTCTGTGCGGGTATCTACACCCGCCGCACGCTGTCACTAGACTTTGGCTCCTGGCACCTCGCATGGTCCATAGTCCAAGAGCGTGGTTGGTCGCTCGACCACTTCGACCGTCTTGTCCTGGCAAACGACAGCGTGTTCGGACCGGTCCTTCCGCTCGAAGAGATGTGGCGTTCGTTCCACGGCGCCGACATGTATGGCGCTATCGAAAGCGCGGAGTTCGGCCTGCACTTGCAATCCTTCTTCCTGGCGTGGGACCTCAACCCGCGAACTCGCCGGTTCCTCACTGACTTCTGGAGTGAGTTCGAATACGTAGTTGACAAGGTCAACCTCGTCGACCGCTACGAGATCGGATTGTCCACGAGGGCACGCGAAGCCGGGCTGCGCCTGAAACCCTTCGTGTCCGTCGACAGCATCAACCCAACCTATGCGCGTTGCCCGAACCACCAATGGGCCAGCAAGTTCTCCAGCGAACCGTTCAACCACACGCTGTACTACTGGGACGGCCTCATCCAGCACTGCCGGTTCCCCTTCCTCAAGACAATCCTGCCGCGGCACAACGACCCCTGGCACGACTCCATGGCGCAGTTGCGCGAATTCATCGAGCTCTACACCGAATATCCCTACGAGTTGATCCAATCGAATGTGGACAGGCTCGGCTGCGGAGTCTCCTCCTGGGTCAAGCCATCCAGCGCGCCGGCTTAA
- a CDS encoding glycosyltransferase, which translates to MSLESLPRWRKAGPGLPESAPRATPKVSVVSITYNHQAYIRESLDGFVSQMTDFPVEIIVADDASTDATPAIIQEYSDRYPHLFRPILRPKNVGVHANLTDALSAAQGDYLALCEGDDFWIDPLKLSKQIAFLDQHPQTTVCFHPVRVTWDDGRAQDSEFPPNFLRRDLSVEALIARNFIQTNSVVYRRQPCYDDIPAGIMPVDWYLHLRHAVSGDIAMLTDTMAVYRRHEQGIWHSSYADPPKFWRELGPGLVATLDAMLSLVAGNSVREEIIGEAAYCALTEIAKVPGAEGRGALAECLARHPGVASLALRHRWRQTPWRRLKSRLSAEVWGWRAHADLYAGRVKHEARRARQCLTAHSLSS; encoded by the coding sequence ATGTCGCTCGAGTCGTTGCCGCGGTGGAGGAAGGCAGGACCCGGATTGCCTGAGAGCGCACCCAGGGCGACGCCGAAAGTCAGCGTCGTGTCGATCACCTACAACCACCAGGCCTACATCCGAGAGTCGCTGGACGGCTTTGTCTCCCAGATGACGGACTTCCCCGTAGAGATCATCGTCGCTGACGACGCCTCCACCGACGCCACGCCAGCGATCATCCAGGAATACTCGGACCGCTATCCGCACCTGTTCCGGCCAATCTTGCGGCCGAAGAACGTCGGCGTCCACGCGAATCTGACGGATGCACTGTCGGCTGCACAAGGTGACTATCTTGCCTTGTGTGAGGGTGATGACTTTTGGATCGACCCGCTGAAGCTCAGCAAGCAGATCGCCTTCCTCGACCAACATCCTCAGACCACGGTGTGCTTCCATCCGGTACGTGTGACCTGGGACGATGGCCGCGCTCAGGATTCCGAGTTCCCGCCGAACTTCCTGCGCCGCGACCTTAGTGTGGAGGCATTGATCGCGCGCAACTTCATCCAGACCAACTCTGTTGTCTACCGCCGCCAGCCTTGCTACGACGACATCCCAGCCGGGATCATGCCGGTGGACTGGTATCTGCACCTGCGGCATGCGGTCAGCGGCGACATCGCGATGCTGACGGACACGATGGCGGTCTACCGCCGCCACGAGCAAGGGATCTGGCACTCCTCCTATGCCGACCCCCCTAAGTTTTGGCGAGAGCTCGGTCCAGGCTTGGTCGCGACCCTCGACGCCATGCTGAGTCTGGTCGCCGGTAACAGCGTGCGGGAAGAGATCATCGGCGAGGCCGCCTACTGCGCGCTGACCGAGATCGCCAAGGTCCCGGGCGCCGAGGGCCGCGGCGCGTTGGCCGAATGCCTAGCGCGGCATCCGGGAGTCGCGAGTTTGGCCCTGCGTCACCGCTGGCGGCAGACGCCCTGGCGGCGACTCAAAAGCAGGCTCTCGGCTGAAGTTTGGGGCTGGAGGGCGCACGCGGATCTCTACGCCGGCCGGGTCAAGCACGAGGCGCGCCGGGCGCGGCAATGTCTCACGGCCCACAGCCTCTCGAGCTAG
- a CDS encoding class I SAM-dependent methyltransferase: MMEGKVPLEFTDQLQFTAHNIRLDDGTFTKPDYPHSMEDYPYCKSARGILETVFPGDRSQLRLADVGCLEGGYAVEFARLGFQVLGIEVRELNIAACNYVKSKTNLPNLNFVQDNALNIADHGVFDGVFCSGLLYHLDYPKQYLETLSSVTKRLLILQTQFSLVSRADAALRLPTRVRWVFDRLVRKSVPTHFTLSAPSVHEGLGGRWFTEFHTDRSFGKRETARWASWDNRRSFWIQREYVLQALRDVGFDVVLEQFDHMQPDIAKSLLGGSYQSDLRGLFIGIKTGDSTDGAAPTDMA, encoded by the coding sequence ATGATGGAGGGGAAAGTTCCGTTGGAATTTACTGATCAGTTGCAATTCACCGCTCACAATATTCGCCTTGACGACGGAACTTTTACGAAACCCGATTATCCACATTCGATGGAGGATTATCCCTATTGTAAATCGGCGCGGGGAATTTTGGAAACGGTGTTCCCGGGCGATCGGAGCCAGCTTCGGCTGGCCGACGTGGGCTGCTTGGAGGGGGGGTACGCCGTAGAATTCGCACGCCTGGGATTCCAGGTCCTCGGCATCGAGGTGCGTGAGTTGAACATTGCGGCATGCAATTACGTAAAATCAAAAACCAACCTGCCGAACTTGAATTTTGTTCAGGACAACGCTCTGAACATCGCTGACCATGGCGTGTTCGATGGCGTTTTCTGCTCCGGTCTGCTGTATCACTTGGACTATCCAAAGCAGTACCTTGAAACGCTGTCGTCGGTGACCAAGAGACTCTTGATTCTTCAGACGCAGTTCTCCCTGGTAAGTCGTGCCGACGCTGCGCTGAGATTGCCCACCAGGGTCCGATGGGTGTTCGACAGGCTAGTGCGAAAGTCTGTGCCGACACATTTCACCTTGTCGGCACCCAGTGTGCACGAAGGCCTTGGCGGCAGATGGTTCACGGAGTTTCACACCGATCGGTCATTCGGCAAGCGCGAAACTGCGAGATGGGCTTCGTGGGACAATCGTCGATCATTCTGGATTCAGCGCGAGTACGTGCTGCAGGCGCTTCGCGATGTTGGATTTGATGTCGTGCTGGAACAGTTCGATCATATGCAACCGGACATCGCGAAGAGTTTGCTCGGAGGCAGCTACCAATCGGACCTTCGAGGGCTGTTCATCGGCATCAAGACCGGCGATTCGACGGACGGCGCGGCGCCTACCGACATGGCCTGA
- a CDS encoding glycosyltransferase family 2 protein, with protein sequence MVSVSPDEVGDLPSAPLISVCVPAYNNGATIARCLRSILDQEGVDFEIVVVDDASSDDCVAIAATMLRANDRLVRNEPRLGLNQNHNKCLDVASGSLIQFVHGDDWLLPGALRTMAACFEDPTVGLAFAPRRVETDDPGWQRRYGQVHTRFRRLRERNHGASLVRQMALRGAKDNWIGEPTCVMFRRQLALDAGGFRTDIFQLVDLDFWMRLMLRSAVCFVPHKLSVRSHTTATETTRVMATRRNLLDQQRVLTWMVVDPVSPIGIRLVAALWWLPAWLALAIEVAVLGPQRWLHLKSLALALFREFRHARRFRDDNGMRAIVSR encoded by the coding sequence GTGGTGTCGGTGAGCCCCGATGAGGTCGGTGATCTGCCCTCAGCTCCGCTGATCTCGGTGTGTGTGCCGGCCTACAACAACGGCGCCACGATCGCGCGTTGTCTGCGCAGCATCCTGGATCAGGAAGGTGTCGATTTCGAAATCGTGGTGGTCGACGACGCGTCGTCGGACGACTGCGTCGCCATAGCCGCGACAATGCTCAGAGCAAACGACCGGCTCGTGCGCAACGAACCTCGTCTGGGCCTTAACCAAAACCACAACAAGTGCCTGGACGTCGCCTCTGGGAGCTTGATTCAGTTCGTCCATGGCGATGACTGGTTGCTTCCCGGTGCCCTAAGGACAATGGCCGCGTGTTTCGAGGATCCGACAGTCGGACTGGCCTTCGCGCCCCGGCGGGTGGAGACTGACGATCCCGGATGGCAAAGGCGGTACGGACAGGTCCACACCCGATTCCGGAGACTGCGTGAACGCAACCACGGAGCATCACTAGTCCGGCAGATGGCGTTGCGTGGTGCCAAGGACAACTGGATAGGTGAACCGACCTGTGTGATGTTTCGGCGCCAGCTGGCACTGGACGCTGGAGGTTTTCGCACGGACATCTTTCAACTCGTCGACCTGGATTTCTGGATGCGCCTGATGCTGCGGTCGGCCGTATGCTTTGTTCCCCACAAACTTTCGGTGCGCAGCCACACAACAGCGACGGAAACGACCCGCGTCATGGCAACTCGCCGGAATCTGCTTGACCAGCAGCGCGTTCTCACCTGGATGGTCGTGGACCCAGTGTCGCCCATCGGGATTCGTCTGGTCGCAGCCCTCTGGTGGTTGCCGGCCTGGCTGGCGTTGGCCATCGAGGTCGCCGTGCTGGGGCCGCAGCGCTGGCTGCATCTGAAATCTTTGGCCTTGGCTCTTTTTCGCGAGTTTCGCCATGCTCGGCGGTTCCGTGATGACAACGGCATGCGCGCGATCGTCAGTCGATGA
- a CDS encoding class I SAM-dependent methyltransferase: MRTFDIQRRAERLRRRVLFIGPGECNVCGSRVRFQSVTEIIGGPLAAHGFPYTMDELETLNHRRYLCPVCGAADRDRLYKLYMDRFLEPDGVCRVVDFAPSAALSASLRSRADLEYRTADLMMPGVDDVVDITDMPTYADGSFDFFICSHVLEHVSDDSRALRELYRVLVPGGRGIIMTPVAPEGSFDEDPSVTDEEERWRRFCQGDHVRLYDRSTLCSRIRQSGFEVSLFGSSTFGEETFERHAIALNSWLYIAHKPDTDAV, from the coding sequence ATGCGGACCTTTGACATCCAACGCCGCGCCGAGCGCCTCCGTCGTCGCGTGTTGTTCATCGGCCCCGGTGAGTGCAACGTGTGCGGGAGTCGCGTCCGTTTCCAGAGCGTCACTGAGATCATCGGCGGCCCGCTGGCGGCACACGGTTTCCCGTACACGATGGACGAGTTGGAGACCCTAAACCACCGGCGGTACCTGTGTCCGGTGTGCGGCGCCGCCGACCGAGATCGCCTCTACAAGCTCTACATGGACCGTTTCCTCGAGCCCGACGGTGTTTGCCGGGTGGTCGACTTCGCCCCGTCGGCAGCTCTTTCGGCGTCTTTGCGCAGCCGTGCCGACCTCGAGTACCGCACCGCGGATCTGATGATGCCTGGCGTTGACGACGTTGTTGATATCACCGACATGCCCACCTACGCCGACGGCTCGTTCGACTTCTTCATCTGCTCCCACGTTCTCGAGCACGTCTCGGACGACAGCCGCGCACTGCGCGAGTTGTACCGGGTGCTGGTGCCCGGAGGACGCGGCATCATCATGACCCCGGTGGCACCCGAGGGCAGCTTCGACGAGGATCCCTCGGTCACCGACGAGGAGGAGCGGTGGCGCCGCTTCTGCCAAGGCGACCACGTACGGCTCTACGATCGCTCGACGCTGTGTTCGCGGATCCGGCAAAGCGGGTTCGAGGTCTCCCTTTTTGGGTCAAGCACGTTCGGCGAGGAGACGTTCGAACGGCACGCCATCGCGCTCAATTCGTGGCTGTACATCGCGCACAAGCCAGACACTGACGCAGTCTGA
- a CDS encoding DegT/DnrJ/EryC1/StrS family aminotransferase: MDSLTRDDIVWPTLSRFPWSASQADRPPRAAIPFIRPSFPGPEDFAEDLREIAQANWYTNFGAKEQQFARALGRYLGHDLQVATFANGTLALIAALHATFGPGTRDRYLLMPSFTFIAVAQAALWAGYRPWFIDIDSDTWQPSARSARAVLERSRDRIAGIVLANVFGVGNPRIDMWEHLGAEWEVPIVLDSAAGFGSEYADGERVGARGRCEVFSFHATKPFGVGEGGALVSRDPRLVRQAYNFQNFGFAESRESVQLGLNGKLQEINAAIGLRQLVGLDRRRASRRAVFERYRMNLTGAGLRFQPNAEVSALCFGSACTVSVDHRAAVLTSLRADAIEARDYYNPPQHRHPYLMANPELTASTDLPVTEDICSRVVSLPIHDYMASDDVARVVAAVEEGRTRIA, translated from the coding sequence ATGGATAGTCTGACTCGAGACGACATTGTGTGGCCGACCCTGTCCAGATTCCCCTGGTCGGCTTCCCAAGCGGATCGACCGCCGCGTGCGGCGATCCCCTTCATCCGTCCGAGCTTTCCCGGTCCGGAGGACTTTGCCGAGGACTTGCGCGAGATAGCCCAGGCAAACTGGTACACGAACTTCGGGGCAAAGGAGCAGCAGTTCGCGCGAGCCCTGGGCCGGTATCTCGGGCACGATCTGCAGGTTGCCACTTTCGCCAACGGCACCCTGGCGCTCATCGCGGCACTGCACGCGACTTTCGGACCTGGAACCCGCGACCGCTATCTATTGATGCCGTCATTCACCTTCATCGCCGTGGCGCAGGCGGCTCTGTGGGCCGGGTACCGTCCGTGGTTCATCGACATCGACTCCGATACCTGGCAACCAAGCGCGCGCTCCGCCCGTGCTGTCCTCGAACGGTCTCGTGACCGCATTGCCGGCATCGTGCTTGCCAACGTGTTCGGTGTCGGCAACCCCCGGATCGACATGTGGGAACATCTCGGCGCGGAGTGGGAGGTACCGATAGTCCTCGACTCGGCCGCTGGCTTCGGCTCGGAGTATGCCGACGGCGAGCGCGTCGGCGCACGTGGCCGCTGTGAGGTCTTCTCTTTCCACGCGACCAAACCGTTCGGAGTGGGTGAGGGCGGCGCACTTGTATCTCGCGACCCACGACTGGTCAGGCAAGCGTACAACTTCCAGAATTTCGGCTTCGCTGAGTCGAGGGAGTCTGTTCAGCTCGGGCTCAACGGAAAGCTGCAAGAGATCAACGCCGCCATAGGCCTGCGACAACTCGTCGGACTCGACCGCCGCAGGGCAAGCCGCCGAGCCGTTTTCGAGCGCTATCGGATGAACCTCACCGGCGCCGGCCTCCGGTTCCAGCCCAATGCCGAGGTTTCGGCGCTGTGCTTCGGCAGCGCATGTACCGTGTCGGTCGACCATCGTGCCGCGGTGCTCACCAGCCTGCGCGCAGACGCGATCGAGGCCCGTGACTACTACAACCCACCCCAGCACCGACACCCGTACTTGATGGCGAACCCCGAGTTGACAGCGTCGACGGACTTGCCGGTCACCGAGGACATTTGCTCGCGAGTCGTCTCGCTGCCGATCCACGACTACATGGCATCCGATGATGTCGCTCGAGTCGTTGCCGCGGTGGAGGAAGGCAGGACCCGGATTGCCTGA